The following DNA comes from Porphyromonadaceae bacterium W3.11.
TCACAAGTTAATACTTGTTCAGAATCTGCGTGAACCATAGCTTCGACAGTGTCGCCTTCTTTTAGGAACTGTACGCCTTCGATTCTTTCTTCTGGGATATGAATCTGGTCAAATGTCTCTGGGTGCATAAAGACCAAGCCCATATCATCCTTGTATAGGTATTGGTATGGTCGACGCTCTATACGCACTTCATCTACCTTTACCCCAGAGCTCCAAGTCTTCTCGAGGATACGACCAGTTTCGATATTTCTTAGTTTTGAACGTACAAACGCAGGACCCTTACCAGGCTTTACGTGCAAAAATTCCACAATTACATAGTAGTTGCCATCGATATCGAGGCACATGCCATTTCTAAAATCTGCTGTTGATGCCATTATAAATTATATTTTATGATTATCAAATTACCTCTTTAAAAGTTATGATCCTGAAAATTCCATTAAATAGGCTTTAATGAAATCAGATATGTTTCCGTCCATGACACCTGTAACGTCAGATGTCTGATAATTAGTCCGATGATCTTTTACTCTTCTATCATCAAATACGTAGCTTCGTATCTGAGAACCCCATTCGATTTTCTTCTTAGAGCCTTCAATTTCGGCTTGTGCTTTTCTTCTCCGTTGAAGCTCTTTTTCGTACAATTGACTCTTCAGTAGTCGCATAGCATTCTCTCTATTATCTAGCTGACTTCGAGTCTCAGTATTTTCGATAGTGATCTCTTCCGTTTCGCCTGTATCAGGGTCTGTGTAGTTATAACGTAAGCGTACTCCAGTCTCCACCTTATTGACATTTTGTCCTCCAGCACCTCCCGATCTGAAGGTATCCCAAGAAACATCGGCGGGATTAATCGCGATCTCTATGGAGTCGTCAATGAGGGGTACTACAAATACTGAGGCGAATGATGTCATTCG
Coding sequences within:
- the efp gene encoding elongation factor P; translation: MASTADFRNGMCLDIDGNYYVIVEFLHVKPGKGPAFVRSKLRNIETGRILEKTWSSGVKVDEVRIERRPYQYLYKDDMGLVFMHPETFDQIHIPEERIEGVQFLKEGDTVEAMVHADSEQVLTCELPAHVVLEITYTEPGIKGDTATNAMKPATVETGAEIRVPLFIDNGEKVIVDTREGAYVSRAKEN